Proteins encoded within one genomic window of Camelina sativa cultivar DH55 chromosome 19, Cs, whole genome shotgun sequence:
- the LOC104765570 gene encoding pectinesterase inhibitor 2-like encodes MHFQHISTSKTMAFPGLKRNLLSVLPLLLLLSITPLSSSFSPSDKVTKELLTELCSQPTINTNFCFFWLTTDPKTLTVDVNGLLDLVMRRSYYLGYNNLMMMKGLARTTTDSKLKKSYGSCITHYESAVKLNAEAIGFVSSKNYLLTSQSAAKAFVIIAVCEAVLTGRKNVPAYVPERNIVYNRMCNIGRVFADVLRS; translated from the coding sequence ATGCACTTCCAACATATCTCCACATCCAAGACAATGGCTTTTCCTGGCCTCAAAAGAAACTTACTTTcagttcttcctcttctccttcttttatcAATCACTCCTttgtcttcatctttttctccgAGTGACAAGGTCACAAAAGAATTACTTACCGAACTCTGCTCACAACCGACAATAAACACCAACTTCTGCTTCTTTTGGCTAACCACTGATCCAAAAACGTTGACCGTCGACGTGAACGGTCTTCTCGATTTGGTCATGCGAAGGTCGTATTATTTGGGCTATAATAACCTAATGATGATGAAAGGCTTAGCAAGAACCACGACTGATTCGAAGCTCAAGAAGTCGTATGGGTCTTGTATAACACATTATGAGTCTGCCGTTAAATTGAACGCGGAAGCTATAGGGTTTGTTAGCTCTAAGAACTACCTGTTAACATCTCAGTCGGCTGCTAAAGCCTTTGTTATTATAGCTGTGTGTGAAGCTGTTCTTACTGGACGTAAAAATGTACCGGCTTATGTTCCAGAACGCAATATAGTGTATAACAGAATGTGTAACATTGGTAGAGTTTTCGCTGACGTTTTGAGGTCCTGA